Proteins from one Deinococcus sp. AB2017081 genomic window:
- a CDS encoding DoxX family membrane protein: protein MASTTVVHETALSRLLFADTRLSLLWLALRLYVGWAWLQSGWHKVGDPAWVGANAGQAVTGFLRGALGKASGETPQVSGWYAWFIENVALPNAPVFSYLVAFGEVAVGVALILGLFTGIAAFMGGLMNANYLLAGTLSTNPLLFILATWLVLGWRVAGWLGLDRWVLPRLGVQVSDGAPDTSPREPSQT, encoded by the coding sequence ATGGCATCCACTACCGTCGTTCACGAGACTGCCCTGTCGCGCCTGCTCTTTGCCGATACCCGACTGTCGCTGCTGTGGCTCGCGCTTCGGCTGTATGTGGGCTGGGCGTGGCTCCAGTCAGGCTGGCACAAGGTCGGTGATCCGGCGTGGGTGGGTGCGAACGCCGGTCAGGCGGTCACGGGGTTCCTGCGCGGAGCCCTGGGCAAGGCCAGTGGCGAGACCCCGCAGGTCAGCGGGTGGTATGCGTGGTTCATCGAGAACGTGGCCCTGCCCAATGCCCCCGTGTTTTCCTACCTTGTGGCTTTCGGCGAGGTCGCGGTCGGCGTGGCGCTGATCCTGGGGCTGTTCACGGGCATCGCGGCTTTCATGGGCGGCCTGATGAACGCGAACTACCTGCTGGCGGGCACCCTCTCGACCAATCCGCTGCTGTTCATCCTGGCGACGTGGCTGGTGCTGGGGTGGCGCGTGGCCGGGTGGCTGGGCCTCGACCGCTGGGTGCTGCCGCGCCTGGGGGTGCAGGTCAGCGACGGTGCGCCGGACACGTCACCGCGTGAACCGTCCCAGACATGA